The window tatttgttatcttttcttatatgtTCTTATATAATTTAGGCTGGTATAATGCttattatgatgattatgtATCTATACATTATTAACTATTGTCTAATCTGAGACATAATAGAGAGGAAGAGAATATATGGTAACTCAATCGataatcagctgtttgtgtaTTCAAGGGTTTGGCGCGCGCGCTTTCCATCCCCAGCTGCTCGCGCACGCGCGCCAATCAAAAAGAAAGCAGCAGCTTCACGACTCTGCTGCTATTTTGACTTTTCCAGTCTTCACTGACCGACCGGAGACGAGAGAGGTTGAGGTAACTATAGTCCAACTTTGGAGCGATGCAGAGTTTCATCTGGATCTGGCACCTCTTATCGCTTCTTCTGCTGCAGCTGGCACCTGCACAGGTAACTCAAACTTgtttaaaaacatacatttttgtaaTGTTAACTAAGAGCAAGatgcttttttgttgttgttaagaTGGGGAATTGCAATTTTCTTGCAAGTTTCAGGTGTGTTGGGAACAGATGTGCCATTTAGGATTATAgtgaaatatttacatttatcattattatatttatcaaaatttaatttaattttaaattcaatttatttattgttttgcatgtttttaagAGAATATTGTCTTTCCTCCTTGACTCTAAAtgtgacatattatcacctcaTGTGAAACAGTGCCAAGTCACCTTTAAATGTCTCAATGACTTTATCCAGTGTGAGAGGACACATCTGTTTCATTCCAGCCTGTTTGTTTACACACCATCTGTATTTTGACTGGCTGTGCCCCACCATGAAGATAATATCTGCATTTAGAGGTTTGGGAATTGCCATGTTCACAGATGGCTCAGGTGCAGCTGCTGCATGTTACTGATCCAGGTATAGAGATAGAGAGGTGTGCAGAGCTGCATACTGTATCTGGAGTAATGCTGCCTGACATGAAACAgcggttgtggttgtggttgacTCTGCAGCTCCAGCAGGTCCTGCTCCCATGGTGGTGTGATGAGGGTGTAATCCCCCACATCTCTTACTCACATGATGTGCTCTCTCTTGGTGTAACAACATCCGACCCCAGGCGAGACAGATACATTCAGTATCACCCAGCAGGGAAGCGACTGCACGGTGAATatgtgttgcagtttatgtggGGGAGAttagaaatgtgaaatgaaaacagataATGGTTTTAATAGTGCAGTCTAGAAAGCTTCTCACACTACTGATATGAGATGACGAAGTTTAAATTCACCCCCCAAAATattgtgaaatgtatttttttattattatccagAATACATTTCATGCATGCACAAATTCTGTTGTGTTTTACAGATGTTTGAAGCAACACAGCACCAGATCATGAGTGGAAGTACTTGTAGAGTTGTGTTaagaatagaaataactttAATTGGGACAAATGCAACTAGTTAGAATgcaattaatgtaaaaaaaaaaaaaaggtttgtaaTATAACATGAATGGCCTTCATGTACGGCATAATGTCAGGGAGCACTAGTcaatatgaggaaaatgtgGATTTAGCCTCCAGAATcaggacaaacacacaacattaaacctgcagtaggcagaatgtttttggcatcattgggcaaaaaatccataataacctttcagcatgttgtaattcaagtgttctgagagaaaactagacttctgcacctcctcatggcttttTTTATGCTTTAAAGAATCTATCCCATGACGGGAGagtttggccaatcacagggcatttcagagagagagcattcctattcgCTGTTcgttcaacggaggcagctgtcaatcgctcgcgaagtccgatcaaacggtcaaactaggcagtgctggtcaaatatgaatcaatattctgaatcaaaattcaacatgtttctgaaaacatttgaggtgagaaacaggcattagtaacaaaatattgattcctatttgatcagtgttgcctagtttgaccatttgatcggcgtttgtgagtgattgacagctgctcagagatggcaagactccagctcggctctgattggttgttttcctccggtctgtgaaatcttgcagatgccattaggagcaccggaggacacagaggcacatgttttttgttttttttcagattacctgtctcatgcaatactgtcaggatatagtgatggttttataaaaaataactttttttaatcatatttgctccaattctacccactgctgctttaataactGGGGAAGTTACAACATCTATTTCCTAACTAGTTGATGTAGTATCCAAAATGTGTCCTAAACCTGGATTTGTCTTCAGTATGATAATAACCATCTTGCATTTGCTTGGAAGCTTAGTGTAAGTTACATAATTAGAGAGGCAAAAGGAAAATGAGAGAAGAGACAAGAAAAGAATGTTTAATACTTTTgcatatttttccttttttagttTTGTCCAACTaccagttttagttttttagctcaTCATGTCCAACATCAAGCCACTTCAATCACACTGGAATGTTTATGCTTGTCAGTATGTTTTATTCTAATTACAGCTGTTGTAATGCATCTGCTTCTACTGTTGGATGTAGCAGTATACAGACCCTTTGGCACAAGTACAAACTCACTTCCAGCGAACATAAAAAATCCCACAATAAGACCTTACTGTTGTCTAAGCTACGAAGCttttccctgtgtgtgtgacatttagGAGACAATGTTCCCATCAATGTTCACAGAgtgagaggagagcaggagagaggagaggtgaggagtcAGAGAGACATTGTTGATattgaaaagaagaagagagccaAGATCAACTTTGCCCTTGTGTTTCTGCTCAATTTGGCGTCAGGAAATCAGGAACATTGCCATTGTGAGTTTGGAGGCTGGGTTGTGAGAATTCAAGCTGTGTCATGATACATTTCAGTGCTGCCTTTGTCTGAACCTAGTTCATTGTGTGTATAACTCCCACGAGTAAAGGCAGCAACTATTCTTCGCTGTTATTCTTCGCATTCTCGGAAGGTTTTTGCTTCTTGTGATAATAAACCTTCTAGTATTACATCAGATTGAGAAATCAAgtggttttttttgttgttggctGACTCATCTTACTGCTTAAACAGCAGCACAGCGGTATACACTCCTGAAACCATGCTGCATCATTGTTTTCACTGGATCATTGTGTGTGCACGCCTTTGTCTCTGCCACAAGAGGTCGCTCTGCAGCTGCACAATGAACCCACTGCTATTATCATGTCTCACTCATATCAGGTTGTCTACAGATTCTGTGTCATTGCAACCATGTTTGGCATCGATGTTCATACTTTTATCAAATGCAATTGAAGGGTTAATCACTGTAGATGTCAATTTCTTATTCCTTTTATGTCTTTTGCAGATTTCACACCCTCCAGAAGAGGGTCACTCAAGAGGTAAGGGATGTCCCACCGAATAGGCATATCCACCTCTCCCAAAATGATCTAAAGACTCAACTTGTCTTGTAGTCATGGCGTTCCAGGAGGTGTGGGCGAAGAGCATGTGTCGGCCCATGGAGCAGTTGGTGGATGTGGAGCAGGAGTACCCTGGAGATGTAGAGTACATCTACTTGCCTGGTTGCGTCCCACTTTGGCGCTGCTCCGGTTGCTGCGGGGACGAGACGGTGGAGTGCCAGGCTACCCTCGAAAGCAACGTCACACTGCAGGTGTAGCTACATCTCTAATCAGACATGATTTATCAGAAATACCTAAAGGGAGATATTAAAAATGCACTTTCtctatattaaagaggacctattatgcttattttcaggtgcatacttgtattttgggtttctactagaacatgtttacatgctttaatgtgcaAAAAGACTTTACTTTTCCCCTACcgactgtgctgcagcacctattttcacactctgtttgagctcctgccccgccctcccgaaaagcccaggctgttctgattggtcagctggcccactctgttgtgattggtcaaccgaaccgaactcttcggactctgttccagctccgctctaactagctttgtttaaaggccctgacacgcCCTGACGGTCAGCCGTCAGACAGTTTTGGGCCG is drawn from Sebastes umbrosus isolate fSebUmb1 chromosome 18, fSebUmb1.pri, whole genome shotgun sequence and contains these coding sequences:
- the LOC119476526 gene encoding vascular endothelial growth factor A-like is translated as MQSFIWIWHLLSLLLLQLAPAQISHPPEEGHSRVMAFQEVWAKSMCRPMEQLVDVEQEYPGDVEYIYLPGCVPLWRCSGCCGDETVECQATLESNVTLQVMRIHPMTSMHHVELTFVEHQRCECRARQNLLHNKSISESIKNKPRRRKHKKTTTGCGKCQFPQNKMNPL